In Equus quagga isolate Etosha38 chromosome 14, UCLA_HA_Equagga_1.0, whole genome shotgun sequence, the genomic stretch TCAAGCAGTTGGAACAAAGCTGTTGGCTTTACTTGTCTGACCCCTGCTGACAGAACTGGAGGTAGTGGGGATGGTGAGGGAAGCCCCAGGCCAGAATGCCAAGAACAGGGTAGTTATTTTCCAAAGTTCAGTAATTTTAATGACCAGGCTTGTGTCTTTGATGGATTTTCAGAGCACTAAAATGATACTGACAGATTTGCCACTTTTATAGTTGCTTTTTGGAAGAGAGGATTTTTCAACTTCCTCACTCCATCACACCAGAAATGAACATCTGTTTCTGTATTCCTCTTTAAGTGTTTTCTGTTAGATTGATTAagatctttctttcatttattttcctcttatagTTTGAAGGttttacatgttatttttaaaaattaactttatattttaaaatatatgcctttagatttttctaataaatgtttAGAGTTAACTTGCATCCATATCATTCCTGTAAAAACACAACTTagcatgtttttgttttgcttttccccGTATTGTAATTTTCATGGTCCTTTAGCCCAGAATttcatttctcacttttttaGGCGTTTGACTAGGGAGGGAAATATATCTATAGTGTGTGCCCAGTCCTTgttgaaattataaataatatttggatATTATAAGTGAAGTGAGCCTGATTATGAGGGTTTTATTTTGGAAACTGGTGAGTGGTGATGCTCCTAACTGACTTAGGGAACCAAAATATGTTTCCTTTTTGTCATTGTTATAATTTCCCCAGCACTGTCTCCTAGCTGAAGAAGCTGGAAGGGGTTTTAAGATGCATCTGTTAAGATCTGTTTTggattgttttaatttaaaatgcatgaGACATTCAAGTAGAGATTTCCAGGATGGGATGAATATAGAAAGATCTGGGCCATATATTTGTGGTTCATTAATTTATAGAGTTTAGTTCAATTAATGAGAGTAAATAAGACcactgaggaaaaagaagagagtcaAGTAAAGATCCCTCAAAAATACCAATGTATAAGTTGCATGGGACACAGCAAGGTGAACTAAGAAGTTAAATTCTGAAAGgcagagttaaaaagaaaaagagaaagtggatTCATAACAGCTAAAGCTCATAGAGAAGTAAATCACTTTAGGAAATATCAGTGTCTTTGGTTTAGTTACAAAAGGGTAATTGGGGACCTTAATGAGAGCAGATAAAGTGAACTGAAATGTGAGTGTGTTAGGGCAGCACAGAAGTCAGATGGCCTGGGATTGGGAGGAGTAGACAAAGCGTTTATTGGCGTACAGACCTTCTTTCAGGTGTTTGTCTTTAAGGGAGggagataaattaagaaaatgctaCAGGGAAAGGCAGGGTTAAAGGAAAATGGGAAAGCAATTTAGGGAGAGAAACAGAGCTTTGAGGACAGCTATAGGAAAAGCTCCAAGGCAAGGGATGACTAAAGCATAGACAGTAGAATGTATGTGTGTAGggaggggatgtgtgtgtgtgcgcggggcagaggagagaagaggcagtCTGTTTTAGAAAGTATCATGCAAATGTGTCATAAGATTAAGTAAATCTTTCTAATCAATTTTCAGGTTCTAGAGTTCAAAGTGGGATCCCGAACTATGTCAACATTCCCCACCCAGGCAACCGCCAACGGCAGCACGTCAATGGCCCCCACTTTCCTGTTGGTGGGCATGCCAGGCCTGTCAGCTGTACCCTCCTGGTGGACAATACCCCTCATCACTGTctactttctctctgtcttgggCAATGGTACTATCCTCTGGATCATTGCCCTGGAGCCCACCTTGCACCGCCCCATGTACTTCGTCCTCTTCCTGCTTAGTGTGTCTGATGTTGGCTTGGCCTCAACTCTGATGCCCACCCTGTTGGGTCTTGCCCTTGCTGATGCTCATGCTGTCCCTGCCTCAGCCTGCCTCCTACAGATGTTCTTTGTCCATGTCTTTTCCGTTATGGAGTCCTCTGTCTTGCTTGCCATGGCCGTAGATCGGGCACTGGCCATCTGCCGCCCTCTCCACTACCCAACACTTCTCAACAATGGCGACATTAACAAGATTGGCCTGGCCATTGCTTCCCGATGCCTGGGTCTCCATCTGCCCCTGCCGTTCCTCCTGGCCCACATGCCCTACTGCCACCCACAAGTCCTGACCCATTCTTATTGTTTGCACCCAGATATGGCCCGTTTGGCCTGCCCAGGAGCTTGGGGTGCAGTTTACAGCTTCTTTGTGGTCCTGTCAGCCATGGGATTGGACCCCctacttattttcttctcctaTGGCCTGATTGGCAGGGTATTGCAAAGTTTGGGGTCCAGTGAAGATCGTTGGAAGGCTTGCCAAACCTGTGCTGCCCACCTCTCTGCTGTCCTCCTCTTCTATGTGCCCATGATCCTCCTGGCACTAATTGACCGTCTTAGAGTGCCAATCCCTCAGCCTGCACATACACTTCTCTCCTATGTCCacttcctgcttcctccactgGTAAACCCTATTCTCTATAGTGTCAAGATGAAGGAGATTAGAGAGAGAATTATTAAGAGGTTGTACTCCAGGAAGGTGGGTTGTGCTTAGTGAGGAGGATATCCCTCTACATTTGGTGGTTCAAGGCTATCGGATACAAAGGTTACTATGACTGAGAAATCAGTTCACCATCCATGAAATTGTCACTCGGGTAAACATAAGCACACATTCACAGATGTATCTGCTTGTCCCGAGAAGTGCACATGTATTTACCGATGAAAACTTACAAGCCCCAGAGAATGACAGTGACATACCCACCGTAACACTATAGATCTGTGGCACAGAAAGAGCCAGAATTTAGGTCTTGTCACAACGATCAAAGTGTGtgtctgttgttttgtttttgttcatttctccACCACATCTATACCCTAATAACTGAGGAAACTGGAGGAGTTAATCAGCTACacagtgaaggaaagagaagacagaaatgttCTTCTCATCTAGACAGAGGACCTTCAACTAGTGTTGGAACTTCATAAGAAGTAGAAATTCTGACTTATCCATGGGGATTGTATAAATGAGGAAGATGCAAGTAAGTATCTCATTTAGGCTCTTCACACCAAGAAATATGCTGTATAACTCTGATCAGGCCacaaaaaaattgcatttttttcaccctttacttaattttcaaaatgttagtATACTTTTTGAATATCTAtgcatatttataattaaaatttcaaataatttggaaaaaatagaataaataaaaattaccttaaaCTATATTATCCAAATGTAGCCATAATTACCTTTTTAGTAAACGCtaataaatgtaaagttttatataaatggaattttacacATGATACATGAAAGTATCAGTCTTAATTCTTTACTTCCTACATCCACATCCACATCATGGGGGTCAGAGTGAGCAGACTGTATTTACCATCACTTTCACTCTGAATTGGACACATGACTTGCTCTGGTCAAGGTAgtccatatgacttgctttggtcaatagaCTGTTAGTGGACGTGATGAAAGCAGGAGCCTACACAGGATTTTGCAATGGGGTTTCTTCTTGTGCTATGAATAGTGCATAGCTCAGGTAGGTACTGCCCCTTCAACCTGGTCCCCAGAATGAGACACATGCTGCAGTTCTGACCCAAACCTACAGCCTGAAGCCAGTCCCAACTGACCAGAGACCTGAATCAGAGCCACCGGATCAAAGCAGCATAGATCAAGAGGACCTCTGTATACCAGATAGTCAGTGAGCATTGCAATAAATTCTGTAGTTGTATGCAGCCAAGAGTTTGTGATTAGTACTTAGCAAAAGTGGACTAACAAGTATAATTGCAGTTTTATTCTATAAGCATGGTTAATTTCctaatgttttttcctttatattcttaCGAGTAATGCACATATATGAAGAGCTTGCTTCATTTGTAGTACAAAAGTTAAATACATGCTATATGCCTTTCTGCATCTTGTTTTTCTTATGGTGGAAATCCCTCCAAATAAATCAGTATGgatataatttattcaaataactACAAAATATTCCTTGGCATGGGTGGACTGCAAATAATTCAACTATTTCCTAGTAACAGTTATTGGAGTTGTCTTCAGTTTTATGGACTCCAAATAGTGCTGTAATAAACATTCTTGTTCAGCTTTTCATGTGCACTTATGCTCGTCTTTCTGTAAGACTGATCACCAGGTCATCACTCCTGGTTTCAAAGGGCTGTAGATTTTGAATTTCAGTTATGTATTAGTGATTCCCTTCTGCAAAGTCTATACCAGTTCTTGTTTCAACTCTATGTAGGAGTGTGGCTTTTTCTTGCAAATCCACCAAAATTCACTGTCTCTactattcttaaattttcattaattttactagtgagaattattcattttactttatgtTGGATTTCCCTAATAGTAACAATGAATGCCTTTCACATACTgttggttattttgttttctcttccatgaATAGCCTCTTCAAATACCCTTCATCAATTTTACTATcggttttttaaatataaatgtgcaAGAGATCCAAGTTTTATGCCTTTATtaatatagtatttgtctttggCCTTATTTAGGCAATCAAATCTCAAGCAGATATAGATAATTTTACATAAACAAATCcacctttgttttcctttacaaTTCTTGTGTTTAatatgttgctttttttaaaaaaaaagtatctttgGCCCCCATGTTCTACGTATAGTTTCTTatccttattttctaaaattgttgtattattttttacttttaagtctttCTTTGTCAGAAGTTCAAACTTACATTAATCAAGGTGAATGCGTAACTAGTGACAGCATGATCTATTAAATATAGTCTCTTTTTctcactgaaataaaatattatgtatatcaTCTTTTAAATGTGCGTGTAGTCGGACTTTGCTTGATGGATCGTTTTTGGATTTTGGTATATCATCACATGTCATTGTTCGAGTAGAGTAGCCTCGTTGTGTGATTTAGTTAATGTGTTACTGATATAAAGCGATCTCCCtctcacaaaacaaacaagagcTTTGGAATTCTAACAGGAAGAGCattgtttttataaagtaaatgtaAGAGAATTATCATTTGTGATAATGTTTTCACATCCAAGAATATATGATAGGTGTTTCACTGATCAAtacttttttaacatttttcaataaaaattatttgctttagTCAAATTTGTTTCCATGTAGTTTTTAAATGTACGATTTTGTTGCTActataaataaaacacatctccatttttatttccacaaatataTCGCTAGATTGAGCAAAACACTTTTCATCTTGCATTAATATACACTTTACCAAATTATCATATACATTAtagtaggtttttttctttttaatttttggattttatttgtgtTTAGCGTATATAAGTAAAAGATTATCGGTAACTTTTGCCCAATATTCatacaaattatttcattttcttaatttaattcaCTAGAATCTCCAACCCACTATAAAATATTGAGTGAAAGTGAACTTTCAAATTTTGTCTCTCATTTTAATAGAAATGGCATTAGTGTCTCACCTATTAGAACAATAGTTGGCTGCTAGGTCTTTGAGTAAACTTTGTAACATTTAAATAGCTCATTCATAttccaattttattcatttttttaataaactcatTTAGTGAATCCTATCTAATCCTTTGTCAGCATCCACTAATATGATTATAATTGTCTGCTTTAATGTGTTGAAAATTTGTCTGATGTGGAAACATTCTTGTTCTCTTGTGATTATAGAATAATGCCTTTTAAATGAAAAGTGGCAATTGACTCCAGTTAGTACCAAAAGAAGATCATACAATGATATACTGGAAaatattccaggaatgcaggaaTAGATATATTTTCATATCAAGTTTCTCTGCAAGGTGTATTATATGTTCTCTTATTAAACTAATTAGATAAGTGAGCCTCtctatttcacaaatgaggatgctgaggctgagaaactaAGCAAGCCCCAAGTCTATAAAGCGCATTGCAGAGACAGCACTGATTTTCAGATTTGCCTTAATCCAAGGCCTCTGCTACAAAAGACTCTTTTTAACATTGTTGAATAGAGAAACAGCTTGGTCTTGAAGGGACGGTGATGAGGTCTCTGAAAAGCCCTGCTTTCCCCAAATTCTGCACTTTCCTCCTCCCTGATACACCACCTCCAGCTTCCCATTTCTTTACTGAGAATAGAACAATGTGAAGAAACGCAGGCTGGGCAGTGAGTTCTCGGTCCACTGCTTCCTGTGTGTTTGGCATCAGTTGTTCCCATGTTTGTAAAATAGGTATAATGAGGATTACGTAAAATCAAGTCCCGGTATCGTAGTGTCTAAACATTCAAGATACTTGGTAAATGGTACTTATTTAGAGTtaatgatgaaattaaaataaccCCTTTTAGACTTGGTATACATATATTCAATACGAACAAAGAATTTTGTGACAGGAAGTTTCTTTAAGCTCCtattacctcattttacagacagaaaacTGCAACTTAGGGCCTGCTGAAAGCACTTTTGAATGGACTTTGGTCAGTCAGTGGTAGATGAGCTAAACCCAGCACTGCTGGCTGCCTCTGTGTGTTTATTACTTCTCTAGGTGAGGGgagcagagaactttctctctCACCAGGGCCTCAACTGCTCTCTCCTGGTTCTCACTGTCTCCTGACCACTGGGCGCACCCACATCCATCCTGGTGGTTGCTATTACCACTC encodes the following:
- the LOC124225753 gene encoding olfactory receptor 51S1; the encoded protein is MSTFPTQATANGSTSMAPTFLLVGMPGLSAVPSWWTIPLITVYFLSVLGNGTILWIIALEPTLHRPMYFVLFLLSVSDVGLASTLMPTLLGLALADAHAVPASACLLQMFFVHVFSVMESSVLLAMAVDRALAICRPLHYPTLLNNGDINKIGLAIASRCLGLHLPLPFLLAHMPYCHPQVLTHSYCLHPDMARLACPGAWGAVYSFFVVLSAMGLDPLLIFFSYGLIGRVLQSLGSSEDRWKACQTCAAHLSAVLLFYVPMILLALIDRLRVPIPQPAHTLLSYVHFLLPPLVNPILYSVKMKEIRERIIKRLYSRKVGCA